Proteins found in one Penaeus vannamei isolate JL-2024 chromosome 43, ASM4276789v1, whole genome shotgun sequence genomic segment:
- the alpha-Man-IIb gene encoding alpha-mannosidase 2, whose amino-acid sequence MSTNPPPFPPPQPAWMRGKEFWDTNFEKRYLKRRAKWKKLPLKVFLMPHSHNDPGWLKTYEEYYFHQTSKILQNMIEKLRVHTNMTFIWSEISFLSLWYERAHPSLRQQMKELVHSGRLEVATGGWVMTDEANVHLYAMLDQLIEGQQWLWNVLGVQPVSGWSVDPFGHGAAVPYLLKESGVKATVVQRIHYAWKQWLAEQQLGDFQWRQVWDVSGEADILCHNRPYDIYSIKHSCGPHPQICLGYDFRKVPGEYTEYTIKSVPIDDHNVKQKAELLLEQYGRTGSLYPHNVVLVPIGDDFRYDHASEWDQQYSSYQRLLTFINNDPKYHANIQFGTLRDYFNEVQNRMRDYPSLQGDFFVYSDIFSEGRPAYWSGYYTTRPYWKVLDRQLEAALRSAEILYTWAYAWAVQEGQNRVVQLLEKDYEKLVRARRNLALFQHHDAITGTSKAYVMHDYAIKLHEGLHDTIALAGEAAEVLLLTPAAMASLDSRAVPLHHLQPDFERLTYERLPRKLPRSVPRNQPRLIVLFNSLAQRRFEVVKVLVTSLDVRVTDEHGHEVPVQLNPVWNDTGSGMAILSTQFELLFVADLAPLSVITYCIHRTERASLDARAAVYSNNYAPAPDQNYSPPFESHDVLPGDIQLESDHLKLLFDGTTGMLRSITNKASGRVTQTAIRYAAYPSAQFKSGAYLFKPDPNAREPEEDVLAGAKPRLFIHSGPVASELSVMFGSVLMHTTRILHVAQQPLASAVHMENTFNLGGRYNSTETPGFPPHFRETELFMRVMTDIDNGAEPTFYTDQSGLHMQRRARVQRIGIQGNYFPITSAAMIEDNAPGRRLTLLTNHAAGAAAWQQGWLEVMVERRTFYDDARGMGEGVTDQKRTVGRYWLLVEDTRGPEPVARLSLAAHHLANDLNYPTSLLVLEGLNVDQLRASAHLLNQPLPCPLHLVTLRTLPDPQYPSLLPSKNALMVLQNQAPSCAASSSVSSCNGLGDTPFPGTELSLQVSGIQRTSLTGTKVHGTVKSLPDVTVPHHRLRALTLTFPSPPPHPPPAE is encoded by the exons gTATTCCTGATGCCCCACTCCCACAACGACCCCGGATGGCTGAAGACCTACGAGGAGTATTACTTCCACCAGACGAGCAAGATCCTGCAGAACATGATTGAGAAGCTGCGAGTCCACACCAACATGACCTTCATCTGGTCCGAGATCTCCTTCCTGTCCCTGTGGTatgagag ggcACACCCGAGCCTAAGGCAGCAGATGAAAGAGCTGGTGCACTCGGGGCGGCTAGAGGTCGCCACAGGAGGCTGGGTCATGACAGACGAAGCCAACGTGCATCTCTACGCCATGTTGGATCAGCTGATCGAAG GTCAGCAATGGTTATGGAACGTCCTGGGCGTGCAGCCTGTCAGCGGATGGTCGGTGGACCCCTTCGGGCACGGGGCGGCCGTCCCCTACCTCCTGAAGGAGTCCGGGGTGAAGGCCACGGTGGTGCAGCGGATCCACTACGCTTGGAAGCAGTGGCTGGCGGAGCAGCAGCTGGGGGACTTCCAGTGGCGTCAGGTGTGGGACGTGAGCGGCGAGGCGGACATCCTGTGCCACAACCGCCCCTACGATATCTACTCCATCAAGCACTCGTGTGGGCCGCACCCGCAGATCTGCCTGGGATACGACTTtagaaag gTCCCAGGGGAGTACACGGAATACACCATAAAGTCGGTGCCCATAGACGACCACAACGTGAAGCAGAAGGCAGAACTCCTCCTGGAGCAGTACGGGCGCACGGGCTCGCTCTACCCCCACAACGTGGTCCTGGTGCCCATCGGCGACGACTTCCGCTACGACCACGCGTCTGAGTGGGACCAGCAGTACAGCAGCTACCAGCGCCTGCTGACCTTCATCAACAACGACCCCAAGTACCACGCCAACATCCAGTTCGGGACGCTCAGGGACTACTTCAACGAGGTGCAGAACCGCATGCGCGACTACCCCAGCCTGCAGGGCGACTTCTTCGTGTACAGCGACATCTTCAGCGAGGGGCGGCCCGCCTACTGGAGCGGCTACTACACCACGCGCCCCTACTGGAAGGTGCTCGACCGCCAGCTGGAGGCGGCCCTGCGCTCCGCCGAGATCCTGTACACGTGGGCCTACGCCTGGGCCGTGCAGGAGGGCCAGAACAGGGTCGTGCAGCTCCTGGAGAAGGACTACGAGAAGCTGGTGCGCGCGAGGAGGAACCTGGCGCTGTTCCAGCACCACGACGCCATCACCGGCACCTCCAAGGCCTACGTCATGCACGACTACGCCATCAAGCTGCACGAGGGCCTGCACGACACGATCGCGCTGGCGGGCGAGGCGGCCGAGGTGCTGCTGCTCACGCCCGCCGCCATGGCGTCGCTCGACAGCCGCGCCGTGCCGCTGCACCACCTGCAGCCGGACTTCGAGCGCCTCACGTACGAGCGGCTGCCGCGCAAGCTGCCCCGCTCCGTGCCGCGCAACCAGCCGCGCCTCATCGTGCTCTTCAACTCGCTGGCGCAGCGGCGCTTCGAGGTGGTCAAGGTGCTGGTGACGAGCCTGGACGTGCGGGTCACGGACGAGCACGGCCACGAGGTGCCCGTGCAGCTGAACCCCGTGTGGAACGACACGGGCAGCGGCATGGCCATCCTGTCGACGCAGTTCGAGCTGCTGTTCGTGGCCGACCTGGCGCCGCTCAGCGTCATCACCTATTGTATCCACCGCACGGAGCGCGCCAGCCTGGACGCGCGGGCGGCCGTCTACTCCAACAACTACGCGCCCGCGCCCGACCAGAACTACTCGCCACCCTTCGAGAGCCACGACGTGCTGCCCGGCGACATCCAGCTGGAGAGCGACCACCTCAAGCTGCTGTTCGACGGCACGACGGGCATGCTGCGCTCCATCACCAACAAGGCGAGCGGCCGCGTCACGCAGACGGCCATCCGCTACGCCGCCTACCCGTCGGCGCAGTTCAAGTCCGGGGCGTACCTGTTCAAGCCCGACCCCAACGCCCGCGAGCCCGAGGAGGACGTGCTGGCGGGCGCCAAGCCGCGCCTCTTCATCCACTCGGGCCCGGTGGCGTCCGAGCTCAGCGTCATGTTCGGCTCCGTGCTCATGCACACCACGCGCATCCTGCACGTGGCGCAGCAGCCGCTGGCGTCGGCCGTGCACATGGAGAACACGTTCAACCTGGGCGGCCGCTACAACAGCACGGAGACGCCGGGCTTCCCGCCGCACTTCCGCGAGACGGAGCTGTTCATGCGCGTGATGACGGACATCGACAACGGCGCCGAGCCCACCTTCTACACGGACCAGAGCGGCCTGCACATGCAGCGGCGCGCGCGCGTGCAGCGCATCGGCATCCAGGGCAACTACTTCCCCATCACGTCGGCCGCCATGATCGAGGACAACGCCCCCGGGCGCCGCCTCACGCTGCTCACGAACCACGCGGCGGGCGCGGCGGCGTGGCAGCAGGGCTGGCTCGAGGTCATGGTGGAGCGCCGCACCTTCTACGACGACGCCCGCGGCATGGGCGAGGGCGTGACGGACCAGAAGCGGACCGTGGGGCGCTACTGGCTCCTGGTGGAGGACACGCGCGGCCCCGAGCCCGTGGCGCGCCTCTCGCTGGCCGCGCACCACCTGGCCAACGACCTCAACTACCCGACGTCGCTGCTCGTCCTCGAGGGCCTCAACGTGGACCAGCTGCGGGCGAGCGCGCACCTGCTCAACCAGCCGCTGCCGTGCCCGCTGCACCTGGTCACGCTCCGCACGCTGCCCGACCCGCAGTACCCGAGCCTCCTGCCCTCCAAGAACGCCCTCATGGTCCTGCAGAACCAGGCGCCCTCCTGCGCCGCCTCCTCCAGCGTCTCCTCCTGCAACGGCCTCGGCGACACGCCGTTCCCGGGCACCGAACTCTCCCTCCAG gTGTCAGGCATACAACGGACCTCCTTGACAGGCACGAAAGTCCACGGCACTGTCAAGAGCTTGCCAGACGTGACAGTTCCTCACCACAGACTCCGTGCACtcaccctcacctttccctcccccccaccacaccctccccccgcAGAATAA